The Setaria viridis chromosome 9, Setaria_viridis_v4.0, whole genome shotgun sequence sequence TCTCATAGACAAAGACATCATATTGGAAAGTTGAGGATATCACAGCTCGTACTACTATCCACAGTACAATGCAAAACTAGCTCTAATAACACTGAAGCAAGAAACTGTAGCAAAGATAATCATAAAGAGTGAACGTAGCATGCACTCACATGCATTAGTTTGCACAAGATAGCTAATTCCATGGTCTTAATTCTAAGAAGATCTTCAAGAGGGAAGCACGCTACAGTCAACTGAGCCTACTAGCAAACACGCAAGAATAGATgttttctctctgttttttcccCCTTTGACCTACAAATGACTATAACAAGTGTGTTACTAGTTACACCCATTTGCATCTCTGAAAAATGATCTATGTAGATAGACATTCAAAAAAGGCATGAAGTCAAAATTGATTCAAATGGACAACTAACATCCTTGACCTATGAACTGACCATAGCAAGTGTTCTACTGAGTTACATCCATGTGCAGATCTGGAAAATGATCAATGAACATTAAATAATCAAAAGGACAACAGAATCAATATCATACTTGTCCTTAAGGTAAGCGTAATATTTCAATATGTTATGCCCATTGTCTCAATACATCTCCTTCGGAGTTTGGACATGCCAATGTCACCTAAATTTCACCAGGATGCAAGTCATACTGCTAACTTATAGGAGTTTGATTACCCATAACTGAATAATAAATTATCAGAGTACAATTCATTTCGCCACATTGTTGACCCCATTGCGAACATACCCTTAACAGTGATTGCCAACAGATGAAATTAGAACAGATTGCTTGATGCTGTTCAATTCAAGCTGATAACCCAATGGAAAGTCCATTACTCCATTTGGATCAAGTAGTCAGATAGCTGATACTGAATTTGTGCCCATTTGGATGACTGGATGAGCATCCAGATTCCAACCACAACTAGGACGAGAACACTCGACCAGGCTAATTTACAGTGCAGTCAGCGATCGGATAGGAAACCACAAGCGTCGGGCAACCGCATACCTCAACCGACGTGTTCGTGGATgtcgtcatcgtcatcctcggaagacgaggacgaggagttGGAGGAGTAAGTGAAGGGGTGTGGCACGAGCTCCGGAGGCCGGAGGACGAGGAAggcgcggctgctgcggcggggTCGGAGTGAGGCGCGGGCTGGCCCGGGGAGGAAGGGGACGCAGAGGAAGGCTGCGACCCCCgcgaggaggtggagcggcgcGCAGCAGATGAGCGCGAGGACGCGGTCGGGCGGTAAACaagactttttttttggaaatcaATCTGCACATTTTCAGTGTTAAAAGTTGCAGAAGAAAAATTACAGGTGACAAATGGAGAAAGGATAGGCAGATAACCAACACCATCATCTCTTGGCTGGCAAGAGCGCAGAACGGTGAAAGTGCACACAGGGTTTTGCATAAATGGATGATACAAGTACTCATAAATGGAACAGAAATGCAAGATCAACCGACATAACGCTATAACAGTTACTCAGCAGCTTAAGATTTCATAACAAGTTAATAAGGGTGGAACGCATAATTTGTTCCCATTAATTAGAGAGGGGAAACAGAACTACAGGCGACAGTCAATGCATAATTGCATCAACAAGTAAATGTAACTTGATAGTAAGGAAAAAAAGTTTCATCCGCtgcatattatttcatgcaTTTTGGTGTTTCGTAAAGAGAAAATGTGGCCTTGTGGGCACGTCTAGGCACCATTTTAAGGAATGGTTCTCTGGTAAAGCGGAAGGGCTCCCAGTGCTTCACGCTCAGCGTTCTCCTTTTTCACCTGCAAGAAACGTAAGATATCAAACAAAGGCCACTAAAGGCATGCATTGCATATCTGCAGTTAACATTCTACTCCTGAGTTGCAACAAATATCGTATTGCGTTGCAATGTTATCTACGAAATGTTTGATTTAGACAATATTAACTGAAATCATGCATAGGCTGTCCATGGATTTGAAAAGGCTATGACTTTCCAGCTTGCACCGAGCATTGATTTGCGAAAGTAAAACAGTAATAAtgaaaaaaatgctaaaaaaagGGTAACGATCATGAAAATGAGTGAGGCTGCTATTCATGCTGTCATGCACACCCTATGAGAATAACAGTAAGATAAGGCACAcaccaacaaaaagaaaagtcaGGACATCCTGGCTGTCATGATGGGATCAACTTTATATTGCAAATGACATGCTGACGCTTAACCTAAAGTGGCTTGAGTTAACACTTGATGCATGATAAGGATAAGGGGAAAGGCATCATGTAGACTAGCTCCCTTATGCCATAAAAAAGATATTGGTACACTGGCATTTAGGACAGGTGAAATGACAAAGGCATGCAGCAGAGAAGATACTTACCAGAGCCAACATGTCACTCAAATAGCCTCTGAATGGGGTCTGCACAGCCTGTGAAAAGAAAGTAAATGTCTCAGAATATGTGAGTTTGTAAGGTTATACTAAACAAAAACTCATGTAATTGCATGCATTACATGATGTGAAAAGAGTACCCAATAAGAAATTCACGCccataaagaagaaaaaatcaaGAACATCCAGCTGATAACGATATGATTTCACACATTGGAAATCAATATTTTAAATAAACTAAAAGCTTTTGCTACATCAATCTACAAATATCTGCGAggctgaagaaaagaaacaaaatttagATTTAGCATTCATCTAATAATTACTAAGTGGAACATCTTCAGGGAAAAATGTAGGGCAAGCATTAATATAAAGCAAGGACGAGAATTTGCAAACCAAAATGGTAAACTGAATAAACAGGCATATGAATGCTTAAAATGTTTTATGATACTCCCTCCTAGCTGTGATGCAAATTACACTTGGATATGGTATATACAAAGCATACATTCATAAGAATCCTGGAATCAATCGCAACATCAGGGTGAGGGCATATGCTATCCTAATCGCCCATTCTCATTCCAATGCTCGCTGCAATTCCATCTCTCGTTGAAATTTAGTTGAAACGTCCACCCTATTCAGAATAGTTCACCTTCTAGTTTCACTGGTTTTGTACACAACTATATTCATGGAGCTGCAACGTAGATTAGCCTGATGGACAAAACAAAACTTCAGGCAAGTAGAATCATCCGGATCGCATGTACAATCCAAATACATTACCCTACACATTTTTCCCTAAACATGCAGTCGTCTACCACATTACACAGACAACGAGTCACCGCAGAAGCTTTAAGTTATGCAGCCTAGAACCTATCTCATGCAATCCCGCACGCCACATTCAGAACAACCACGACGCACATACGAATCAAGAGATCCGGATCAGGGCATGGGGGAAATGAACGGGCACGAACCTGGAGGTCCTCGGGGAGGTACTGGTGCTTCATGGAGAGGTCCATGGAGCGCTTGAGGCGCTGGATGCGGGCGTCGACGACCTCCCTAGGCAGCCTCCCGAGCGCCTCCTTGATGTCCAGGTCGAAGTACGGGTCGTACAGGTCGTCGTACCTCAGCCCTTTTGGATCGAATCACCGGATCACACACACGAAGCAGAACCAAAACGCACCACCATTCAGATCAGGggaacaagaagaaaagaacGAAATCGCGAAGGGAGCCGGGGGGGGCGCATCGAGGTCAGATCGGATCCGGGATTACCGTATTTCCTGAGGCGCGAGGAGACGGCGTGCATGTGGAGGCGCGCGAGCGGGTTGCGGCGCGGGTTCACCAGCCAATTCGAAAGCGCGGATATCATCGACGACATGGTGGCggctgcgcggcggcgggatgcgCTTCTTCTTCGCCTCCTCGCTTTTGTGGGAGAGGAGGCGGTGACGGAGCGCGTGTGGGTGTGGACGCGGTCTCGGGCCGGGGGCGTAAGGAAGATTGAGAAAATGGGCTGGACCAATTCCGATCTAGTTGTCTAATTTCCACATTCTTTTCCTTCTAGTTTTGAGAGCCGGCCCAGTTTCTCTAGCTGATGAGGGGAAGGAGGGAACAAACAGAGGAAAAGACAATCTTGCAAAAACTTACAATGCTGAAATTTAATCAAATATTAATTCATCTGATCCTCCTTATGAGTCTTCTTAATACTTTAATTGTAACGATTCATCTTTTAAGTATACGAAATTATCTTTTCGTAACTAACAGATATGTATGCTAACTACATCTTCAAGCAAATGAAAAATGTTCTGAAGCTACGAGAAGTTACCAACCCAAAACGTGTGAAATGGGATTGTTGACACTTTTTTCGTCAACACACGAATGCAATAACTCGCGCGTACATCAGAAGATCACCTTGCCGAAGTCTCTGCACTGGCCGGTCAGACCAGTCCACACAGGGACGTCGCAAAAACCTAGAAGCACCACCTAGGGAGGGATCCTGCCGGAGGTGGCGAGCCTAGGGTTGTTCTGAGATCGGTCAGGCCACTCAGAACGTCCTCAAACTCcgtcgagacgaaggaggaaagcaaggggttggaaaagctagggtttgagataaaagggtaaaaatatttgtttatcgattgggtgttagccctcaatcggccaagaccctctatatttatagggtgggagatCTTTTTCCGCAAAGAAATCTTGTTTCAACTCCAATTCGATCAGGACTCCTGATTTTGCCTCGGACTCGagctgaccggtctgaccggtcggggcaaccggtcagaccggttggctTATGCCAGACCGGCTACAGCgaccagaccggtcagaccgctcagagagaccggtctgaccggctggTTTAGCCTGGTCGGCATTGCTGCTACTTTTGGGCATCAACACATACCCCCTGTTTCTTGTAAAGCTTGCGTACCAAGAAATAATTCTAAAGGCGATGAATCTCACCGACCATTTGTTTTTAAGGGCGATATCTCAAAACACCAGCCATATTGCTTTTAAGCGTCCTGCAAAACACTTGGATGATACTtattcaagtatcttccgttcagagctctagcTAGCTAAATCCACTTAAAGTCTCCACCATATAGGAATTACCACGGAGCACACTTGTAATCTTGTATGGTCCTTCCCAACTCGGAGACCACTTTTCAAATTCATTGCTCTTGGCTCCTATAGGTAGAATTGTTTTTCAACCCAGATCTCCTACCTGGAACGCCTTGGCCTTAACCTTCTTGTTGTATGCTTAGCCACCCGAATTTTATCTCTTTCAATTTTAACCAAAGCCTCCAATCGCTTCTCGGTCACTTCATCAATGTTATCCATCATCAAAGCATAATAGGTATCGAAATCTAGATCATTTTGCTTCGCCAACCTGTATGCACCCAGATTCACCTCGCCAGGCAAAACAGCTTCTTGACCATAGAGAAGCTAAAAAGGAGTAACTTTAGTTGCGCCATGTCTAAAAACACGATGAGCCCATAAAGTTTTAGATAATACCTCGTGCCATTTTTTAGGATTGTCTTCTATCTTTTTCTTAATGAGATTTATCAAGATCTTGTTGCTAGACTcagcttgaccattggcttgggcatAATAAAAAGATGAATTGAGTAATTTAATACCATAAGATTCCACAAACTCACGTACCTCTT is a genomic window containing:
- the LOC117840994 gene encoding cytochrome b-c1 complex subunit 7; the encoded protein is MSSMISALSNWLVNPRRNPLARLHMHAVSSRLRKYGLRYDDLYDPYFDLDIKEALGRLPREVVDARIQRLKRSMDLSMKHQYLPEDLQAVQTPFRGYLSDMLALVKKENAEREALGALPLYQRTIP